The Candidatus Omnitrophota bacterium genome segment AATGTAGCTATAATGGGCGCGACAGGCGCCGTAGGCAACTGTTTTCTTAAGATACTGGAAGAGAGATCGTTTCCTATCAACAAGATACGTCTTCTTGCCTCCGAACGCTCGAAGGGCAAGACGCTCAAATTTATGGGCAAAGAGCACCCGATAGAAGTGCTGACCCACGATTCTTTCAAAGACATAGACATTGTACTGGCTTCGGCGGGCGCTTCGCGTTCGATGGAGTTTTTACCGAGCGCGGTCGCGGCGGGCGCTGTGTGCGTCGATAATTCAAGCGCTTTCAGGATGGATGAAGAGGTGCCGCTCGTCGTGCCGGAAGTGAATCCGCAGGATATAAAAAAACATAAAGGCATAATCGCCAATCCTAATTGCTCCACCATACAGATGGTTGTGGCGCTCTGCCCGATACATAAGGCCGCGAAGATAAAAAGGATAGTCGTTACTACTTTTCAATCGGTTTCCGGCGGCGGACAGAAGAAGATAACCGAATTATGGGAGCAATCTAAAATTTTTACCGGTAGGGCGCACTTTAGTGTGCCCTGTATACCGATAAGGCCGACGGAGTTTCCGTACCAGATCGCGTTCAATCTGATTCCACAGATAGACGTATTCATGGATAACGGCTATACCAAAGAAGAGATGAAGATGGTTAATGAGACCCGCAAGATAATGGGCGACGATTCGATCAAGGTAAATGCCACATGCGTGCGGGTGCCGGTATTCTACGCCCATTCCGAGAGCGTCAATATCGAGACCGAAAAATATATCAGCGCAAACGAAGTCCGCGAGCTTCTCCTGAAAGCGCCCGGTGTCAGGCTTATCGACGACCCCATGAATAAGAAATACCCGATGCCCGTAGATGCGGAGGGTAAAGACCTGACCCTTGTCGGGCGTATCCGCCAGGATGATTCTGTAAAGAACGGTATTTCAATGTGGGTTGTAGCCGATAATATCCGTAAAGGCGCCGCCTTGAACGCGATTCAGATCGCGGAATATCTTATATAATATTATACAACCTACGCGGTTACCGCGTAGGTTGACATGGTTACTATGCGTAATATCAAACTCACCATCCGTTACGATGGTACCCGCTATGCTGGCTGGCAATCGCAGACGAACGGCCTTGCCATCCAGGATGTCATCCAGGACGCTATCGCTAAGATAACCGGCGCCCGTCCCTCGCTTATAGGCTCGGGCCGTACCGACGCGGGCGTCCATGCCGAAGCCCAGGTCGCCAATTTCAGGACACGCTCGAAGATACCGCTCAAGAATCTTGTGATGGCCCTTAACACCAATCTTCCCAAAGATATCGCGATAACCGCCGCGGAAGAGGTCGCGTTGAAATTCAATGCCCAGAAAAACGCGCGCTCGAAACTCTATCGTTATACGATAATGAATAACGATTATATGGATCCGCTCGTCCGGCATTTCGCGGCAAAGTGTTACTACAAGCTCGATCTGCGTCTTATGCGCCGCGCCGCCCGGCATATCGTAGGCAGACATGACTTTCGTTCGTTCAGGGCTACGGGCGGTACCGATGGTAATGCCGTCAGGACGGTGAAGTACATTGAAATTGAAAAAGCGGGGGACATGGTGTATATTTACATAGAAGCGAACGGTTTTCTCTATAATATGGTGCGTAATATCGTCGGTACCATTATTGAAGCCGGCCGGGGCAAGATATCGGCCGATAGCGTCAAAGAGATCATCCGTAAACGCGATATAAGATTTTCCGGGCCTACCATGCCTGGCAAGGGGCTATGCATGGTTAAGGTGCGGTATTAAAAAAGGGGGCATGATATGTGTAAAGACGTATTTTTGTTTTGCCTATCGCTTGCGCTCGGTTACGTTCTTTGCGTTATCGCGAAGAAACAGGTTTCAGTATTGAAAACTCTTGGTTATACGCTCGGCGTATCGATAATAGCGCTCACCTTTCTTACGGCCCTTATCGCGGTTCATACGGCACCTGCGATCAAATGCCCTTGCGGCCATATGCACGGCAAGATGCCCTGCATGGCGATGATGAAGCATAAATAAGTGAAGAATAAATACGACACGATAGTATTTGATCTTGGCAATACGGTCATAAGGTTCGACCATAATATTTCCGCAGGGAAGCTGGTTAACCTTTTTAATCTGGACCAGAAGAAGGTCTATGATTTCTTTTTTGACTCGGAGATAACCAGAGCCTTCGAAAAAGGCTTGTTATCTCCGAGGGGGTTTTATATAAAGGCAACGGAGTTCCTTGGGATAAAAATATCCTACGAGGACTTTGTGCCGATCTGGAATGATATTTTCCGGGAAGACGAAAAAGTCTGCCGTCTTGCCAGGCAGTTAAAGAAGACCCACCGGTTGTTTCTCCTGTCCAATGTGAATCGCCTGCACTTCGAATACATCGAGGAGAAGTTTGACATAATAAAGATATTCGACGAGCTGGTTCTGTCGTTTGTTGTCGGCGCCGTCAAGCCGGAACGGCCGATATTCGACGATGTCGTGCGCCGCGCCGGCGGCGATAGGTCGAGAATGCTTTACATCGACGACCGCGAAGACCTTATTAAGGAAGCGACCGCTTTAGGCATACCCTCTATCCGCTTCGAAGGCGCCGATAAATTGAAAGATCAGCTCTCCGAACTCGGCGTAATTTAAGATTTCAAAAAGTTAGTTTTATCCACTTGACATATCTTTCCGCTGTGGTAAACTAAACATACTTTTGCATTCGGTTTATATGGACAACGATGCTTGGCGCTAGAAAGGCCAGGCATTTTTTTATTATTAAAGTATTTTAATTCTTCCGTCATTGCGAGCGAGGCGAAGCCGAGCGAAGCAATCTAACAAGAGGGGATTTGAATATGATAACGAAAATAATATCCTTGGTGGTCGCGAGCGCGTTTCTGCTCAACAGCGTCGCGTATGGTTTGGGCACTATGCCCGGCACTACACAGCCGGCTGTGCAGGATGAGATGATTAACATGCTTCGCGACGGACTTCTTAAGAAGGGGCCAAGCGCGTTGAGAGATGCCCTGTCATCGGAGACGATCCACGCGGAGTTTAGCCCGTCGGTGGAACCGGCGGCAAACGGTATCAGGCTTCTGGACGGAGTTCCGGCCGGTATGGAAAGTGATCCGGCATTTAACGCCGAAAACCTCGCTGAGGCGATCGAAAAAGTTTTGCCGGGCGATGTTGTTTCTGTGGATAATTATCGCGCCGATAACCCGGGAGACTTTCCCGTCGCTAAGATGAGCCGTGACGGCGATAGAAAAAAATGGACAGTGCATGAATATATGGCTTCAGCATGGGAGAATATAAAGTCCCGAGATGTCATTTTTACATACACTTATCAGGATGGGCATGCTGAGGCATTCAGCCTGGCCAGTTTATTACTCGACGAAGTAACAAGCCTTGGCAAAAGGCCGCATGACGACGGCCGCACAGGTATCGTGCGCGATGCCGTAAGGGCGTGGTTTGTGGGTTCATACTGCCTGTCGAATGAAACAAGATATAATAACGATAAGCTCGAAGAGAGAGTAAGGTGGTTTTGCCGCGACGCCAAAGCCGCAGAAATGGGTTTCTTAAAAGCGTTTCCATATATGGCCGAAACCGACGAGACGCTTGCGCGCGGCGTAGAACTTGTGCGTTTCATAAACCGCTGTTTCTACGCTCCAGATAAACAAGTCGCGCAGTCCGACGCGGAGCAGGCGGGGACAGATCAAAGTAATGCTACCGAAACAATCCCCTCCGAAGTAAAACAAAAAATAGCAAGCGTGATGTTTACGCATGTGAAGTACACTCCCGATTGGGATGAGAATATTCATGGGCAGATTGCCGACTCAGGCCTGACGGCAGAATCTTTTATTGCTTCGAATCCTACCGAGCTTGAAAAGCTGATCACGTCCGCCTGCGAACGCTATATTAAACTGTCAGTCGAAAGAGTTTCTAAAGCGTGTAAAAGCGATGTTTTGATGGTAACTGAATTCGCCGATGTCCGAGAAGTTATAGCAGGCGCCCAGGAGTTGCTGTGGGAGAAATTCCTGGAAGAATTAACAGGCGATACGGCAATAATCAAGATGCCGGGAGTTTTTGCGCAAAATGAAGAGATGCGCAGACAGCTGAACGAACTTGTTAGGCCCGCCTTCTATAGTGTAGTTGCGGAAGCATTTAAGAAATTCGGCTTAAGCATGCCGTCGCAAGCACAGCCGCGAGATCCCAAGACCGGTAGATTTGAGACAAAATTGCCGGGAAGTCCGGCGATGGTGCTTTTATTGTTTGCCTATTGCGGTAAACTCGATGATAAGATCACAGCAAAGACGCATCGCAGGATAGCCGATGATTTTTCAGGGTTTGTGAATATTTCTGACCGTACTTTAAGGCGCGATAGAGAAGTACTAAGGGAAGCGGGCTATCTCATAGATATTATAGATAGCGATGCCGATCAGATAGAGAGCGACGTCAGCCCGGTTACATATAAGCTTAGCGCTTCCGGCAAAAAAGCGGCAAAGGCTTTACTGAACAGATTAAGAAAAAAGTACGGGCCTGTTGTGCGATACGCGATATTCGATGAATTTTCATCCGGCAATAAGCAAATCCGTGAAGACATAAAAAAGATGGACGCGAAAATCAAGAAGAAGATAGTAGAAGAAAAGCTGAGAGCCGCCGCTTATGTGACGCTCATAAGGATAAAAAATTCCGAAGACCTGCACGATTATGCGCGTCGTGGATTATTAACGGTAACCGATTTTATGGAAGAGTTAGAGTTCCCTGATATGGACCGCAATACTATTAGTGACCATTTCGATGAGCTTAGGGAACGGAAGGAGATTGAATACTCAGACTATTTAAAAGATGGAGAGCGTTGTTATGGGTATTGTAATGACAAACGTTTCCGTGGAGCTGGCGTTCGTTACGTGTGGGGTCAATATTATAGGACACCGTCGATGACTGTGCCCGAAGCCATATCCGGCGATCAGCCGGTGACGAATACCGTATTAAATACAGCCGTGAATGATGTTACTCCTAGAGATTTCGGCAGGCACTTCATGTCGGACGCTCCGCGTACGCCGGAAGATAGAAGTAAACGCCCTGGAGTGCCGGGTTTGGACAGCGAAATTGCGAGTTTGGAGCAACGTTCTCCGACGGACACGGCTGAGAATGCCACGATCATGCTTAGACGTACGGCGGCAATGGAAGAATTTAAAAATTATCCGTTTATTACCGACATAAATACGGTGGAATTTGCTCTTCCTATCGCCCCGGAGGTTGGGCCGAGTAGCGATACGAAAGATTTTCGTTTAAGCCGGGAGCAGATACTTAATATATGGAAGACGGTTAATCTCGCCCACGAGGAAAGGGTAAAGATACTGCTATTGCAGGATGAGGTAGGCCCTACGGGCACGACGATGGACGCCGCTTTGCACGATATAAGAAACCGCATCAGGAATGCCGGCGGTAATGATGACACCATCGATTTTGAGTTATTTCAGGGCGAGGATAATCTCGAAACTCTTCTCGACCCCAACAAGGATGAATCCAGTAAGCGTGTAAAGAGAATAGTCCTTACCGTGGGGAGCAGATCCCGGGGAATGGTAAGTAACCTGGTAGACAGGCGTCCAGAGCTTTTTAAGAAGGCGCGTTCACTCGGTATAGAACTCCCGGTGGATTATTACGATTTTAAGCCGAATTCCAAAGAAAGGACGTTCTATCAGGCGAGCATGCTTTTAAGGGGCTGGAACGCGGCGATCATTGATAACACCAAAAGGACAACGGCGGCCAGCATTTTATTTACGAACATGCTGAAAGGTTGTTATGACGGTGATATAGGCGTACTATTAAAGCAATTAGTACCGGTAGAGAACGAAACGGATAAAGAAACGAAGGAGAGGATTAACAGCTGTTCAAATAGCGCCATACGATTGCTTTCCCAGAAGACAGCGGCCGCGATAGAAAACTTGAAGTTGATCATGAGAGAGTTCTGGACAGCGGCATAAGCCGGTTTTAGGAAAGTTTTAATATTTTATTGACAGCATCCGGGCGATGTGTTATTATCATTCGCCTCTACGGAAGAGGCATTTTTTTATATTTCAACTTACGGAAAGATTATGAAGACATATATCGCAAAAGATAAAGACATTCAGAAGTCATGGCACGTAGTCGATGCCACAGATCAGGTCCTTGGCAGGCTTTCGGCCAAGGTTGCGTCCATTCTCATGGGTAAGAATAAGGTCATCTATTCGCCGCATCAGGATACGGGTGATGAAGTTATCGTTATAAACGCCGCCAAGATAAAAGTTACCGGTAAAAAGATGGGCCAGAAGATTTATAAGAGATATTCGGCTTATCCGGGCGGGCTGAATACCGAAACTCTCGAAGCTACCATGAAGAAGAAGCCGGAACATGCTATCAGGCACGCGGTACACGGGATGTTGCCGAAGTCGAAACTCGGCGCGAAACTGCTGAAGAAACTGAGAGTGTATGCCGGGGATAAGCATCCTCACCAGGCCCAACAGCCGAAAATATTAAAGATAGGTTAAGGAGCAATTAATGGCAGAAAAAACTCAATACATCGCAACAGGAAGACGTAAAAACTCGATAGCGCGCGTACGCATAATGGCCGGAGATGGCAAAGTTACGGTCAACAAACGCCCATTTAACGCCTATTTTCCGCGTGAATCGAACCGTCTTATAATTATGCAACCGATCGAAACGGCCAAGCTGGAATCGAAGCTCGACATATTCGCTAACGTCAACGGCGGAGGTTTAAGCGGGCAGGCGGGGGCCGTAAAGCAGGGTATCGCCAGGGCGCTCGTTAAAATGAACGCAGAGTTGAAAGCCGATATCAAAAAAGCGGGATTCCTTACCAGAGATTCGAGGATGAGGGAGCGCAAAAAATACGGACGGAAGCGCGCCAGAAGGAGATTCCAGTTTACCAAGAGATAAAATAATTTTCTCGACGACATTTAAAAAACCTATCTGGTCAACTCCGACGGCGATTTTAGTTGACAGGATAGGTTTTTTATTTTAACATTAGAGTCTATTCTCGACGGAAATGCGGGATAACCGCGTAGGTTATTTCGTGGATCAATTCACGGCTAACCTACGCGGTTAGCCGAAGGAGGAGTCGGAAATGATAAAAGTGGGTATTGTTGGCGCTACCGGTTATGCCGGCGCAGAAGCCATCAGAATACTTTTAGGACACAAGGACGTAAAGATAACCGAGCTTGCGCGTTTTTCCGATACGGACGAGCCGATATCTACGGTCTTTCCTGAGTTTAAAGGAAGGATCGACATGATATGCAAAAAGATCGACGCCACAGAGATATCCCGGAACGTCGATTTTGTATTTCTCGGCCTGCCGCACAAGGCCGCGATGGATCTTGTGCCTATATTTATTAAGGCCGGGAAGTCTGTCGTGGATTTAAGCGCGGATTACAGATTGTCTCCGGAGGCGTATAAAAAGTGGTACGGACTGGAGCATAAAGATAAAGCGAATCTACCGAAAGCGGTTTACGGCCTGCCGGAATTATATCGCGACGCGATAAAGAAATCGAAACTTATCGCCAATCCCGGTTGTTATCCGACCAGCGTTATTCTCGGCACCGCGCCCGCGTTGAAAACAAAGGCGATAGACCCCAGGTATATAATAGCGGACTCGAAATCGGGGACCAGCGGCGCCGGACGCAAGGCCGACCTTTCACTTTCTTTCTGCGAAGTGAACGAGAACCTGAAGGCTTACAAGGTAAATGAACACCAGCATATGCCGGAGATGAACAAGATACTCTTCGAAGTTTCCGGAGAAGCGATCGATATGGTATTTACGCCGCATCTTATCCCGATGAACCGCGGGATATTGTCGACGATATATTTACGTTTGAATAAAAAGTTCGACACGAAAGCCGTTATAGATATGTACAAGGATTTTTATAAAGGAAAGCCGTTCGTCAGGGTGCTGGACGAAGGAATATTCCCGCAGATCAAAAGTGTCGTAATGACGAACTATTGCGATATCGGGATCAAGGTAAGCGGGGAGAACCTGATCGTCGTTTCGTGTATCGATAATTTGACTAAAGGCGCCGCGGGACAGGCGGTGCAGAACATGAACATAATGTGCGGTTTTCCGGAGACCGAAGGATTGATATGACCGTTCGACCTCGGAGGTGCGACCTCGGAGGTCGAGGAAGGTTCGAGATGATCATAGTGAAAGGCGGGGTTACCTCGCCTACGGGATTTGTGGCGAATGGCGTCAAGGCCGGCATAAAGAAGTCGGGAAACAAAGACCTGGCTCTTCTCTATTCCGAGGTGCCGTGCGTCGCCGCCGCGGCATTTACGACGAATGTATTTTGCGCGTCCCCGGTGAAGATCAGCAAACTGCATATTAAGGCCAAGTTGCATCAGGCTGTGATAGCCAATAGCGGTAACGCCAATTGCGCGAACGGCAAGGAAGGCGATAAATTGGCCGGGGAGATGACGCGCTACGCCGCCGACGCCCTCGGGCTGGACGCGCGCGAGGTACTCGTGGCGTCTACCGGCATAATCGGACAAGCCTTGCCGATAAAGAAGATAAAAGACAATGTCGTGCTTTTGGCAGGAGGACTTTCGAAGCCGGGCGGCATGGTGTTTGCAGAAACTATAATGACGACGGACACC includes the following:
- a CDS encoding aspartate-semialdehyde dehydrogenase — its product is MKKVNVAIMGATGAVGNCFLKILEERSFPINKIRLLASERSKGKTLKFMGKEHPIEVLTHDSFKDIDIVLASAGASRSMEFLPSAVAAGAVCVDNSSAFRMDEEVPLVVPEVNPQDIKKHKGIIANPNCSTIQMVVALCPIHKAAKIKRIVVTTFQSVSGGGQKKITELWEQSKIFTGRAHFSVPCIPIRPTEFPYQIAFNLIPQIDVFMDNGYTKEEMKMVNETRKIMGDDSIKVNATCVRVPVFYAHSESVNIETEKYISANEVRELLLKAPGVRLIDDPMNKKYPMPVDAEGKDLTLVGRIRQDDSVKNGISMWVVADNIRKGAALNAIQIAEYLI
- a CDS encoding HAD hydrolase-like protein, with product MKNKYDTIVFDLGNTVIRFDHNISAGKLVNLFNLDQKKVYDFFFDSEITRAFEKGLLSPRGFYIKATEFLGIKISYEDFVPIWNDIFREDEKVCRLARQLKKTHRLFLLSNVNRLHFEYIEEKFDIIKIFDELVLSFVVGAVKPERPIFDDVVRRAGGDRSRMLYIDDREDLIKEATALGIPSIRFEGADKLKDQLSELGVI
- the rpsI gene encoding 30S ribosomal protein S9, whose protein sequence is MAEKTQYIATGRRKNSIARVRIMAGDGKVTVNKRPFNAYFPRESNRLIIMQPIETAKLESKLDIFANVNGGGLSGQAGAVKQGIARALVKMNAELKADIKKAGFLTRDSRMRERKKYGRKRARRRFQFTKR
- the rplM gene encoding 50S ribosomal protein L13, whose protein sequence is MKTYIAKDKDIQKSWHVVDATDQVLGRLSAKVASILMGKNKVIYSPHQDTGDEVIVINAAKIKVTGKKMGQKIYKRYSAYPGGLNTETLEATMKKKPEHAIRHAVHGMLPKSKLGAKLLKKLRVYAGDKHPHQAQQPKILKIG
- the argC gene encoding N-acetyl-gamma-glutamyl-phosphate reductase translates to MIKVGIVGATGYAGAEAIRILLGHKDVKITELARFSDTDEPISTVFPEFKGRIDMICKKIDATEISRNVDFVFLGLPHKAAMDLVPIFIKAGKSVVDLSADYRLSPEAYKKWYGLEHKDKANLPKAVYGLPELYRDAIKKSKLIANPGCYPTSVILGTAPALKTKAIDPRYIIADSKSGTSGAGRKADLSLSFCEVNENLKAYKVNEHQHMPEMNKILFEVSGEAIDMVFTPHLIPMNRGILSTIYLRLNKKFDTKAVIDMYKDFYKGKPFVRVLDEGIFPQIKSVVMTNYCDIGIKVSGENLIVVSCIDNLTKGAAGQAVQNMNIMCGFPETEGLI
- the truA gene encoding tRNA pseudouridine(38-40) synthase TruA, which gives rise to MRNIKLTIRYDGTRYAGWQSQTNGLAIQDVIQDAIAKITGARPSLIGSGRTDAGVHAEAQVANFRTRSKIPLKNLVMALNTNLPKDIAITAAEEVALKFNAQKNARSKLYRYTIMNNDYMDPLVRHFAAKCYYKLDLRLMRRAARHIVGRHDFRSFRATGGTDGNAVRTVKYIEIEKAGDMVYIYIEANGFLYNMVRNIVGTIIEAGRGKISADSVKEIIRKRDIRFSGPTMPGKGLCMVKVRY